A genomic segment from Clarias gariepinus isolate MV-2021 ecotype Netherlands chromosome 11, CGAR_prim_01v2, whole genome shotgun sequence encodes:
- the LOC128533695 gene encoding uncharacterized protein LOC128533695 isoform X2, with protein sequence MNILIFVLLLTFTIETKGENNNATTVVSTSDNGSASDSSFSFKAISFTSTESHAYSATNTLNSTSSSVSETFTFTSSSKMNATTSYNTSKGTEQPKDPLNYLDFRTVLIFMLGVIFSTVIFSVVLCVVSVCIRCRKTDANTDKEGIILEAVKSEHDQSVMQSDEHQADEQAPLQVHSPVSSNTSALNGGTDEEMKILGKEQTEGIGVVNELDYASINYSLLQKKDDGGSMPQKVESDYAEIQLKKPSEGAKVETLSDGERQDELKQDGVDQDLDSEMVSQKDV encoded by the exons ATGAATATACTCATTTTTGTTTTGCTCCTAACGTTTACAATAGAGACCAAAG ggGAAAATAACAATGCTACCACTGTGGTGTCAACCTCAGATAATGGCTCAGCTTCAG ACAGTTCATTCTCCTTTAAAGCGATCTCTTTCACCTCCACTGAGAGTCATGCATATAGCGCAACCAACACCTTAAATTCAACAA GTAGTTCGGTCAGTGAAACCTTTACCTTCACTTCCTCCTCTAAGATGAATGCAACCACTTCATATAACACCAGTAAAGGAACTGAACAACCAA AAGATCCCCTAAATTACTTGGACTTCAGGACAGTTCTCATATTTATGCTGGGAGTGATTTTTTCTACAGTTATTTTCTCTGTCGTGTTGTGCGTTGTGAGTGTCTGCATCAG ATGCAGAAAAACAGATGCAAACACTGACAAAGAAGGCATTATCTTAGAGGCTGTTAAAAGTGAACATGACCAA TCAGTGATGCAGTCTGATGAACACCAGGCAGATGAACAGGCCCCTCTTCAAGTACATTCTCCTGTCTCCTCAAACACATCTGCATTAAATGGTGGGACTGATGAGGAGATGAAGATCTTAGGAAAGGAGCAGACCGAAGGAATAGGAGTAGTAAATGAACTTGATTATGCCTCTATCAACTATTCACTGTTACAGAAAAAAGATGATGGTGGCTCGATGCCACAAAAAGTGGAGAGTGATTATGCAGAGATTCAGCTTAAAAAGCCGAGTGAAGGAGCAAAAGTTGAGACCTTGTCTGATGGAGAGAGGCAGGATGAACTGAAGCAGGATGGAGTGGATCAGGATTTAGACAGTGAAATGGTGAGCCAAAAGGATGTGTAG
- the LOC128533695 gene encoding uncharacterized protein LOC128533695 isoform X3 has protein sequence MNILIFVLLLTFTIETKGENNNATTVVSTSDNGSASDSSFSFKAISFTSTESHAYSATNTLNSTSSSVSETFTFTSSSKMNATTSYNTSKGTEQPNPLNYLDFRTVLIFMLGVIFSTVIFSVVLCVVSVCIRCRKTDANTDKEGIILEAVKSEHDQSVMQSDEHQADEQAPLQVHSPVSSNTSALNGGTDEEMKILGKEQTEGIGVVNELDYASINYSLLQKKDDGGSMPQKVESDYAEIQLKKPSEGAKVETLSDGERQDELKQDGVDQDLDSEMVSQKDV, from the exons ATGAATATACTCATTTTTGTTTTGCTCCTAACGTTTACAATAGAGACCAAAG ggGAAAATAACAATGCTACCACTGTGGTGTCAACCTCAGATAATGGCTCAGCTTCAG ACAGTTCATTCTCCTTTAAAGCGATCTCTTTCACCTCCACTGAGAGTCATGCATATAGCGCAACCAACACCTTAAATTCAACAA GTAGTTCGGTCAGTGAAACCTTTACCTTCACTTCCTCCTCTAAGATGAATGCAACCACTTCATATAACACCAGTAAAGGAACTGAACAACCAA ATCCCCTAAATTACTTGGACTTCAGGACAGTTCTCATATTTATGCTGGGAGTGATTTTTTCTACAGTTATTTTCTCTGTCGTGTTGTGCGTTGTGAGTGTCTGCATCAG ATGCAGAAAAACAGATGCAAACACTGACAAAGAAGGCATTATCTTAGAGGCTGTTAAAAGTGAACATGACCAA TCAGTGATGCAGTCTGATGAACACCAGGCAGATGAACAGGCCCCTCTTCAAGTACATTCTCCTGTCTCCTCAAACACATCTGCATTAAATGGTGGGACTGATGAGGAGATGAAGATCTTAGGAAAGGAGCAGACCGAAGGAATAGGAGTAGTAAATGAACTTGATTATGCCTCTATCAACTATTCACTGTTACAGAAAAAAGATGATGGTGGCTCGATGCCACAAAAAGTGGAGAGTGATTATGCAGAGATTCAGCTTAAAAAGCCGAGTGAAGGAGCAAAAGTTGAGACCTTGTCTGATGGAGAGAGGCAGGATGAACTGAAGCAGGATGGAGTGGATCAGGATTTAGACAGTGAAATGGTGAGCCAAAAGGATGTGTAG
- the LOC128533695 gene encoding uncharacterized protein LOC128533695 isoform X4 — MNILIFVLLLTFTIETKGENNNATTVVSTSDNGSASAISFTSTESHAYSATNTLNSTSSSVSETFTFTSSSKMNATTSYNTSKGTEQPMIPYFSEDPLNYLDFRTVLIFMLGVIFSTVIFSVVLCVVSVCIRCRKTDANTDKEGIILEAVKSEHDQSVMQSDEHQADEQAPLQVHSPVSSNTSALNGGTDEEMKILGKEQTEGIGVVNELDYASINYSLLQKKDDGGSMPQKVESDYAEIQLKKPSEGAKVETLSDGERQDELKQDGVDQDLDSEMVSQKDV, encoded by the exons ATGAATATACTCATTTTTGTTTTGCTCCTAACGTTTACAATAGAGACCAAAG ggGAAAATAACAATGCTACCACTGTGGTGTCAACCTCAGATAATGGCTCAGCTTCAG CGATCTCTTTCACCTCCACTGAGAGTCATGCATATAGCGCAACCAACACCTTAAATTCAACAA GTAGTTCGGTCAGTGAAACCTTTACCTTCACTTCCTCCTCTAAGATGAATGCAACCACTTCATATAACACCAGTAAAGGAACTGAACAACCAA TGATCCCCTATTTCTCAGAAGATCCCCTAAATTACTTGGACTTCAGGACAGTTCTCATATTTATGCTGGGAGTGATTTTTTCTACAGTTATTTTCTCTGTCGTGTTGTGCGTTGTGAGTGTCTGCATCAG ATGCAGAAAAACAGATGCAAACACTGACAAAGAAGGCATTATCTTAGAGGCTGTTAAAAGTGAACATGACCAA TCAGTGATGCAGTCTGATGAACACCAGGCAGATGAACAGGCCCCTCTTCAAGTACATTCTCCTGTCTCCTCAAACACATCTGCATTAAATGGTGGGACTGATGAGGAGATGAAGATCTTAGGAAAGGAGCAGACCGAAGGAATAGGAGTAGTAAATGAACTTGATTATGCCTCTATCAACTATTCACTGTTACAGAAAAAAGATGATGGTGGCTCGATGCCACAAAAAGTGGAGAGTGATTATGCAGAGATTCAGCTTAAAAAGCCGAGTGAAGGAGCAAAAGTTGAGACCTTGTCTGATGGAGAGAGGCAGGATGAACTGAAGCAGGATGGAGTGGATCAGGATTTAGACAGTGAAATGGTGAGCCAAAAGGATGTGTAG
- the LOC128533695 gene encoding uncharacterized protein LOC128533695 isoform X1, with protein MNILIFVLLLTFTIETKGENNNATTVVSTSDNGSASDSSFSFKAISFTSTESHAYSATNTLNSTSSSVSETFTFTSSSKMNATTSYNTSKGTEQPMIPYFSEDPLNYLDFRTVLIFMLGVIFSTVIFSVVLCVVSVCIRCRKTDANTDKEGIILEAVKSEHDQSVMQSDEHQADEQAPLQVHSPVSSNTSALNGGTDEEMKILGKEQTEGIGVVNELDYASINYSLLQKKDDGGSMPQKVESDYAEIQLKKPSEGAKVETLSDGERQDELKQDGVDQDLDSEMVSQKDV; from the exons ATGAATATACTCATTTTTGTTTTGCTCCTAACGTTTACAATAGAGACCAAAG ggGAAAATAACAATGCTACCACTGTGGTGTCAACCTCAGATAATGGCTCAGCTTCAG ACAGTTCATTCTCCTTTAAAGCGATCTCTTTCACCTCCACTGAGAGTCATGCATATAGCGCAACCAACACCTTAAATTCAACAA GTAGTTCGGTCAGTGAAACCTTTACCTTCACTTCCTCCTCTAAGATGAATGCAACCACTTCATATAACACCAGTAAAGGAACTGAACAACCAA TGATCCCCTATTTCTCAGAAGATCCCCTAAATTACTTGGACTTCAGGACAGTTCTCATATTTATGCTGGGAGTGATTTTTTCTACAGTTATTTTCTCTGTCGTGTTGTGCGTTGTGAGTGTCTGCATCAG ATGCAGAAAAACAGATGCAAACACTGACAAAGAAGGCATTATCTTAGAGGCTGTTAAAAGTGAACATGACCAA TCAGTGATGCAGTCTGATGAACACCAGGCAGATGAACAGGCCCCTCTTCAAGTACATTCTCCTGTCTCCTCAAACACATCTGCATTAAATGGTGGGACTGATGAGGAGATGAAGATCTTAGGAAAGGAGCAGACCGAAGGAATAGGAGTAGTAAATGAACTTGATTATGCCTCTATCAACTATTCACTGTTACAGAAAAAAGATGATGGTGGCTCGATGCCACAAAAAGTGGAGAGTGATTATGCAGAGATTCAGCTTAAAAAGCCGAGTGAAGGAGCAAAAGTTGAGACCTTGTCTGATGGAGAGAGGCAGGATGAACTGAAGCAGGATGGAGTGGATCAGGATTTAGACAGTGAAATGGTGAGCCAAAAGGATGTGTAG